A window of Solanum stenotomum isolate F172 chromosome 3, ASM1918654v1, whole genome shotgun sequence contains these coding sequences:
- the LOC125859573 gene encoding outer envelope protein 64, chloroplastic, which produces MASQSANLWVLLGLGLAGILIMTRKLKKAVKADFGAFVERLKLLPPPQPPPPKAPHPLTGLSFAISDVFDVNGFVTGFGNPDWSRTHEPANQTSTVVTTLVEGGATCTGRTVVDDMAFGISGEQIHFDTPTNPAAPARMPGGSSSGAAVAVAANFVDFSLGTDAVGGVRVPAAYCGVLGFRPSHGTVSHTGIIPVSASLDTVGWFARDPSILRRVGHVLLQVPFAAQRNPRNVVIADDCFQLLKSPGDRVSQAVTKVVEKLFGRQILRHENLEAYLNSKVPSLKLFADKKFNGERKSSSTNLLSYAMHMLRRHEFKQNHLEWINAAKPNLDPVISSQMQGALEITDTNIDSCHAIRNEMRSALNDLLKDDGILVIPTVAEPPPKTGAKEIQSEDYQIRSCSFSSIASMSGGCQVCVPMGFHDKCPISVSFVARQGGDRFLLDTIQTMYADLQEQAELATKSSASGNALSKETSAEMAKEKGNQAFKEKQWQKAIGFYTEAIKLNGNSATYFSNRAAAHLEMRNFLQAEADSSKAIDLDKKNVKAYLRRGTAREMLGYHKEAIEDFRYALVLEPTNKRASLSADRLKKWFP; this is translated from the exons ATGGCGTCACAGTCAGCAAATTTATGGGTTTTGTTGGGATTAGGATTGGCTGGAATACTCATAATGACCAGAAAGCTAAAAAAAGCTGTTAAAGCTGACTTTGGAGCCTTTGTTGAACGTCTAAAGCTTCTGCCACCGCCTCAGCCTCCTCCACCTAAAGCTCCTCATCCTCTGACTGGTCTTTCTTTTGCCATATCCGATGT ATTCGATGTCAATGGATTTGTGACAGGGTTTGGGAACCCAGACTGGTCAAGGACTCACGAACCTGCTAATCAGACGTCCACCGTGGTCACCACACTTGTTGAAGGAGGAGCCACATGTACTGGAAGAACTGTTGTAGATGACATGGCATTTGG TATTAGTGGTGAACAGATACATTTTGATACTCCAACAAATCCAGCTGCTCCTGCACGGATGCCCGGAGGGTCATCTAGTGGGGCTGCTGTTGCTGTGGCTGcaaattttgttgatttttctttGG GTACTGATGCTGTTGGAGGTGTGAGAGTACCTGCCGCATACTGTGGAGTTTTAGGGTTTCGGCCATCTCATGGGACAGTTTCTCACACCGGCATAATTCCTGTTTCAGCTAGTCTTGACACAGTTG GATGGTTTGCAAGAGATCCTAGCATATTGCGCCGTGTCGGGCATGTGCTGCTGCAGGTTCCATTTGCTGCTCAACGTAATCCAAGGAATGTTGTGATAGCTGATGATTGCTTTCAGTTACTAAAGTCTCCTGGTGATCGCGTCAGTCAAGCAGTGACCAAAGTTGTCGAAAAGCTGTTTGGAA GACAAATCCTAAGACATGAGAATCTGGAAGCCTATTTAAACTCAAAAGTTCCAAGCTTAAAACTGTTTGCTGACAAAAAGTTCAATGGTGAAAGAAAATCTTCATCAACAAATTTGCTATCATATGCTATGCATATGCTTAGGAG ACACGAGTTCAAACAAAATCATCTGGAGTGGATCAATGCTGCAAAGCCCAATCTGGACCCTGTTATTTCTTCCCAAATGCAAGGTGCGCTTGAAATCACAGATACAAATATTGATAGCTGCCATGCAATTAGGAACGAAATGCGCTCAGCTCTTAATGATCTTTTGAAA GATGATGGAATTTTGGTCATCCCCACAGTTGCCGAGCCTCCTCCAAAGACTGGTGCAAAGGAGATTCAATCTGAGGACTATCAGATTAGGTCATGCTCATTTTCAAGCATAGCTAGCATGTCAGGTGGCTGTCAG GTCTGCGTGCCGATGGGATTTCATGATAAATGCCCAATTTCTGTGTCCTTTGTAGCAAGGCAGGGAGGTGACAGATTTTTGCTCGACACCATACAGACCATGTATGCAGATCTCCAGGAACAGGCAGAATTAGCCACAAAATCATCAGCATCTGGTAATGCCTTGAGCAAGGAAACATCTGCCGAAATGGCTAAAGAAAAG GGTAATCAAGCCTTTAAAGAGAAACAGTGGCAGAAAGCCATTGGCTTCTACACAGAGGCTATCAAACTCAATGGTAACAGTGCAACATACTTTAGCAACAGGGCTGCAGCTCATTTGGAGATGAGAAA TTTCCTCCAAGCCGAAGCTGATAGCAGTAAAGCCATTGATCTTGATAAGAAG AATGTCAAGGCTTACTTAAGAAGGGGCACGGCACGAGAAATGCTGGGCTACCACAAAGAGGCAATTGAAG ATTTCAGATACGCACTAGTTCTTGAGCCAACAAACAAAAGAGCATCTCTGTCTGCTGACAGGCTGAAGAAGTGGTTTCCATAG
- the LOC125860383 gene encoding zinc finger protein VAR3, chloroplastic isoform X2, giving the protein MSASRLFFLLGASTVRNCNKPTNISSPFSPFRFTKPLLSPVVRFRSYNCISATIETNTIEPLVSPKNHPWPEWVAFVDRLKGKGYITEKSSSTGEDGDGSIYTDMNLLKDACLNFSRDRSDIFKKLSTQDMQKVVEKGCPNLFRKVVNSAKRLRIHLNLDEGEVCGACNFRGSCDRAYLILKESEGVARTVDIVRVLLIYAFDSAVISSGAMPPGSELIEVSARQLLSELVELSETPIDPDHPTPAPKASPRKKQSVGSRTDGLEDVEMKRRDLTGLEGEMSKRNVEMKQGDWVCSQCTFMNFARNAQCLRCKSKGPSRDAPVVKEMNKGDWNCPQCTFMNFASNTKCLRCQEQRPRRQLNPGEWECPSCDFLNFRSNMACKKCTCERPKDAKTQSKYEQQLWTKPY; this is encoded by the exons ATGTCAGCTTCTAGATTGTTCTTTCTCCTTGGAGCCTCTACTGTTCGTAACTGTAACAAGCCTACGAATATCTCTTCTCCATTCTCTCCATTTCGCTTCACAAAGCCATTGCTATCCCCTGTTGTACGGTTCCGCAGTTACAATTGTATCTCAGCTACAATCGAGACCAATACAATCGAACCATTGGTCAGTCCTAAAAATCATCCATGGCCAGAATGGGTTGCTTTCGTGGACCGTTTGAAAGGCAAAGGATACATTACAGAAAAAAGTTCGAGCACGGGTGAAGACGGTGATGGGAGTATTTATACGGATATGAATTTGTTGAAAGATGCATGCCTTAACTTCTCTCGCGACCGTTCAGACATTTTCAA AAAGTTGTCCACCCAAGATATGCAGAAAGTTGTGGAAAAGGGCTGTCCTAATCTATTCAGGAAGGTTGTTAACTCTGCGAAAAGgttaaggattcatctaaaccTCGATGAAGGAGAG GTATGTGGTGCTTGCAATTTCCGTGGATCATGTGATAGGGCTTACTTGATATTAAAGGAGTCTGAGGGTGTCGCGCGTACTGTAGATATTGTGCGAGTCTTGCTTATTTATGCATTCGATTCTGCGGTTATATCAAGTGGAGCAATGCCTCCTGGTAGCGAGCTTATCGAGGTATCTGCAAGACAATTGCTCTCAGAGTTGGTTGAATTAAGTGAGACACCTATTGATCCTGATCATCCAACACCTGCCCCCAAGGCTTCTCCAAGAAAGAAACAGTCTGTTGGCTCAAGGACAGATGGTCTGGAAGATGTTGAAATGAAAAGAAGAGATTTAACTGGCCTTGA GGGTGAAATGTCTAAAAGAAATGTTGAAATGAAGCAAGGAGATTGGGTCTGTTCGCA GTGCACTTTCATGAACTTCGCACGCAATGCACAGTGCCTGAGATGCAAATCAAAAGGACCTAGTCGAGATGCTCCTGTGGTTAAAGAAATGAATAAGGGAGATTGGAATTGCCCACA ATGTACCTTCATGAATTTTGCTAGCAATACCAAGTGTTTACGCTGCCAAGAGCAGCGTCCCAGGAGACAGCTGAATCCTGGAGAATGGGAGTGCCCCTC ATGTGACTTCTTGAACTTCAGAAGCAACATGGCCTGCAAGAAGTGCACTTGTGAACGTCCCAAAGATGCAAAGACACAGTCAAAATATGAGCAGCAACTTTGGACAAAGCCTTACTAA
- the LOC125860383 gene encoding zinc finger protein VAR3, chloroplastic isoform X1 encodes MSASRLFFLLGASTVRNCNKPTNISSPFSPFRFTKPLLSPVVRFRSYNCISATIETNTIEPLVSPKNHPWPEWVAFVDRLKGKGYITEKSSSTGEDGDGSIYTDMNLLKDACLNFSRDRSDIFKKLSTQDMQKVVEKGCPNLFRKVVNSAKRLRIHLNLDEGEVCGACNFRGSCDRAYLILKESEGVARTVDIVRVLLIYAFDSAVISSGAMPPGSELIEVSARQLLSELVELSETPIDPDHPTPAPKASPRKKQSVGSRTDGLEDVEMKRRDLTGLEGEMSKRNVEMKQGDWVCSQCTFMNFARNAQCLRCKSKGPSRDAPVVKEMKKGDWNCPQCTFMNFASNTKCLRCQEQRPRRQLNPGEWECPSCDFLNFRSNMACKKCTCERPKDAKTQSKYEQQLWTKPY; translated from the exons ATGTCAGCTTCTAGATTGTTCTTTCTCCTTGGAGCCTCTACTGTTCGTAACTGTAACAAGCCTACGAATATCTCTTCTCCATTCTCTCCATTTCGCTTCACAAAGCCATTGCTATCCCCTGTTGTACGGTTCCGCAGTTACAATTGTATCTCAGCTACAATCGAGACCAATACAATCGAACCATTGGTCAGTCCTAAAAATCATCCATGGCCAGAATGGGTTGCTTTCGTGGACCGTTTGAAAGGCAAAGGATACATTACAGAAAAAAGTTCGAGCACGGGTGAAGACGGTGATGGGAGTATTTATACGGATATGAATTTGTTGAAAGATGCATGCCTTAACTTCTCTCGCGACCGTTCAGACATTTTCAA AAAGTTGTCCACCCAAGATATGCAGAAAGTTGTGGAAAAGGGCTGTCCTAATCTATTCAGGAAGGTTGTTAACTCTGCGAAAAGgttaaggattcatctaaaccTCGATGAAGGAGAG GTATGTGGTGCTTGCAATTTCCGTGGATCATGTGATAGGGCTTACTTGATATTAAAGGAGTCTGAGGGTGTCGCGCGTACTGTAGATATTGTGCGAGTCTTGCTTATTTATGCATTCGATTCTGCGGTTATATCAAGTGGAGCAATGCCTCCTGGTAGCGAGCTTATCGAGGTATCTGCAAGACAATTGCTCTCAGAGTTGGTTGAATTAAGTGAGACACCTATTGATCCTGATCATCCAACACCTGCCCCCAAGGCTTCTCCAAGAAAGAAACAGTCTGTTGGCTCAAGGACAGATGGTCTGGAAGATGTTGAAATGAAAAGAAGAGATTTAACTGGCCTTGA GGGTGAAATGTCTAAAAGAAATGTTGAAATGAAGCAAGGAGATTGGGTCTGTTCGCA GTGCACTTTCATGAACTTCGCACGCAATGCACAGTGCCTGAGATGCAAATCAAAAGGACCTAGTCGAGATGCTCCTGTggttaaagaaatgaaaaagggAGATTGGAATTGCCCACA ATGTACCTTCATGAATTTTGCTAGCAATACCAAGTGTTTACGCTGCCAAGAGCAGCGTCCCAGGAGACAGCTGAATCCTGGAGAATGGGAGTGCCCCTC ATGTGACTTCTTGAACTTCAGAAGCAACATGGCCTGCAAGAAGTGCACTTGTGAACGTCCCAAAGATGCAAAGACACAGTCAAAATATGAGCAGCAACTTTGGACAAAGCCTTACTAA
- the LOC125858166 gene encoding ERAD-associated E3 ubiquitin-protein ligase component HRD3A yields the protein MRNRNSRRITFVLLCLALLPISTLGRQLVLVLSQEDLKEAAADSTNLVDDPSDTGFDDFIDSEAKPDYVLDPGSWSPIFEPATAPQVHLEHEGAYYSSVSKIVKAYSRGDERAMEEAASEIEAAASAGHPHAQSILGFLYGMGIGRERSKAKSFLYHHFAAEGGNMQSKMALAYTYSRQEMHDKAVKLYAELAEVAINSFLISKDSPVIEPVRIHSGAEENKEALRKSRGEEDEDFQILEYQAQKGNAGAMYKIGIFYYFGLRGVRRDHTKALTWFLKAVEKGEARSMELLGEIYARGAGVERNFTKALEWLTLASKQQLFSAYNGLGYLYVKGYGVEKNYTKAKEYFEKAADNEEAGGFYNLGVMYLKGIGVKRDVKIASKYFITAFDAGQPKAFYQLAKMFHTGVGLKKNVPLASSLYKLVAERGPWSSLSRWALESYLRGDVGRAFLLYSRMAELGYEIAQSNAAWILDKYGERSMCLGESGICSDEERHQHSHALWWQASEQGNEHAALLIGDAYYYGRGTERDYDRAAEAYMHAKSQSNAQAMFNLGYMHEHGQGLPFDLHLAKRYYDQALEVDHAAKLPVTLALGSLWIRKNYANGILVNVIDSLPEVYPKVEAWVENVLMEEGNATILTLFVCLLTVLYLRERQRRHVAAAAGEVAFPHQLGEQGVPVIH from the exons ATGAGAAATCGAAACTCCCGAAGGATAACATTCGTTCTCCTATGCCTCGCTCTTCTTCCAATTTCTACACTCGGCCGCCAATTGGTGCTTGTCCTCTCTCAGGAAGACCTCAAAGAAGCAGCCGCTGATTCTACAAACCTCGTCGATGACCCGTCGGATACTGGATTCGATGATTTTATTGACTCCGAAGCCAAGCCGGATTATGTGCTTGATCCGGGTTCATGGAGCCCCATTTTCGAGCCCGCTACTGCGCCGCAAGTACACCTTGAACATGAAGGCGCATACTACTCTTCGGTTAGTAAGATAGTTAAGGCATATAGTAGAGGAGATGAAAGGGCGATGGAGGAGGCGGCGTCTGAGATCGAGGCGGCTGCCTCGGCTGGCCACCCCCACGCGCAGTCTATTTTGGGCTTTCTGTATGGAATGGGGATTGGAAGAGAGAGGAGCAAAGCTAAGTCTTTTCTGTACCACCATTTTGCTGCTGAAGGCGGTAATATGCAATCCAAAATGGCACTTGCTTATACTTATTCTCGCCAAGAG ATGCATGATAAAGCTGTGAAATTGTATGCCGAACTGGCAGAGGTAGCCATTAACAGTTTCCTGATATCAAAGGACTCACCTGTGATTGAACCAGTGAGGATACACAGCGGAGCAGAGGAAAATAAGGAAGCCTTGAGGAAGTCGCGAGGTGAGGAGGATGAGGACTTCCAGATTTTGGAATACCAGGCACAAAAAGGGAATGCTGGTGCAATGTATAAAATTGGGATATTCTACTACTTTGGATTAAGGGGAGTACGACGTGATCACACCAAGGCGTTAACATGGTTTCTGAAGGCAGTGGAGAAGGGTGAGGCGAGATCTATGGAACTTCTTGGGGAAATATATGCAAGAGGAGCTGGAGTTGAAAGGAACTTTACTAAGGCATTGGAGTGGCTTACTCTTGCATCCAAGCAGCAACTTTTTTCTGCTTACAATGGTTTGGGCTATCTCTATGTCAAAGGATATGGAGTGGAAAAGAACTACACTAAG GCAAAAGAGTATTTTGAGAAGGCTGCAGACAATGAAGAGGCTGGTGGATTCTACAACCTCGGAGTAATGTATCTTAAAGGAATTGGGGTGAAGAGGGATGTGAAAATAGCGTCCAAATACTTCATAACAGCTTTTGATGCTGGTCAACCAAAAGCATTTTATCAACTGGCAAAAATGTTCCATACTGGTGTAGGTCTTAAGAAGAATGTTCCACTG gCATCTTCCTTGTACAAACTAGTTGCAGAACGTGGACCATGGAGTTCTCTGTCTAGATGGGCACTAGAGTCGTATTTGAGAGGAGATGTGGGCAGGGCTTTCCTTCTATATTCGAGAATGGCAGAGTTAGGCTATGAGATTGCGCAAAGTAATGCTGCATGGATCCTTGACAAATATGGAGAAAGGAGCATGTGTTTGGGAGAATCTGGAATTTGCAGTGATGAAGAGAGGCATCAACACTCGCATGCCTTGTGGTGGCAAGCTTCAGAGCAGGGTAATGAACATGCTGCGTTGCTTATTGGAGATGCATATTACTATGGTCGG GGTACTGAGCGGGACTATGACCGTGCAGCTGAGGCATATATGCATGCAAAATCACAATCTAATGCCCAAGCTATGTTTAATCTGGGTTACATGCATGAGCATGGCCAGGGACTACCATTTGATCTTCATCTTGCTAAGCGTTATTACGATCAAGCATTAGAAGTTGATCATGCTGCAAAGTTGCCTGTAACATTGGCCCTTGGAAGCTTGTGGATAAGGAAAAACTACGCCAATGGTATCCTG gTTAACGTAATTGATTCCTTACCAGAAGTTTACCCCAAAGTGGAAGCATGGGTGGAGAATGTCCTAATGGAAGAAGGAAATGCAACAATTCTCACCCTCTTTGTATGCCTTCTAACGGTACTTTACCTACGCGAGCGGCAGCGTAGACatgttgctgctgctgctggAGAGGTTGCCTTCCCTCATCAACTTGGTGAGCAAGGTGTGCCTGTAATCCATTAA